The following proteins are encoded in a genomic region of Hyla sarda isolate aHylSar1 chromosome 3, aHylSar1.hap1, whole genome shotgun sequence:
- the LOC130360993 gene encoding nuclear cap-binding protein subunit 2-like has translation MSPAGGPVGYSWLHRRADLDLSSALTLVPVHTRSAVRPHQRWQRLLPLSTRKRFFTASFRIGSSVSLNSESHLAAAVVCYGFGCVSEAAEMLSALKSDSYVELSRYRDQRFKGDRDDQEKLLKQSCTLYVGNLSFYTTEEQIYELFSKSGDVKKIIMGLDKVKKTACGFCFVEYYTRADTEQAMRFINGTRLDDRIIRTDWDAGFKEGRQYGRGKSGGQVRDEYRQDYDAGRGGYGKIVQTF, from the exons ATGTCGCCGGCGGGAGGACCTGTAGGATACAGCTGGTTACACCGGCGGGCGGACCT CGACCTGAGCTCCGCACTTACCCTTGTCCCCGTACACACACGGTCAGCTGTTCGCCCACATCAAAGATGGCAGAGGCTGCTTCCGCTTTCAACCCGGAAACGCTTCTTTACGGCGTCTTTTCGGATTGGTTCGTCAGTGTCGTTAAACTCAGAGTCACACTTGGCGGCTGCAGTGGTTTGTTACGGTTTCGGGTGTGTGTCGGAGGCTGCGGAGATGCTGAGTGCATTGAAGAGTGACTCGTACGTGGAGCTGAGCCGGTACCGGGACCAGCGCTTTAAG GGtgacagagatgatcaagagaagctCCTGAAGCAAAGCTGCACATTATATGTAGGAAACCTGTCATTTTACACCACGGAAGAGCAGATCTATGAATTATTCAGCAAAAGTGGAGACGTGAAGAAAATAATCATGGGTCTGGATAAGGTGAAGAAGACGGCGTGCGGCTTCTGCTTTGTAGA ATACTACACCAGAGCAGACACTGAGCAAGCTATGAGATTTATTAATGGAACTCGGTTAGATGATAGAATCATCAGAACAGACTGGGATGCAGGATTTAAAGAAGGCCGACAATATGGACGTGGGAAATCAGGCGGCCAG GTCAGAGATGAATATCGCCAAGATTATGATGCCGGAAGAGGTGGTTATGGTAAAATCGTACAGACATTCTGA